From Candidatus Brocadia sp., one genomic window encodes:
- a CDS encoding DUF167 domain-containing protein: protein MLDIVTTNSGVILSIRTQPGSSKNRIIGEYGGRLKLAVTAAPEKGKANKAVIELLADTLHVHESSIHIISGETSRDKRLMIEGLTLEDLKSLLNLES, encoded by the coding sequence ATGCTTGATATTGTCACTACAAACTCAGGCGTTATTCTATCCATCCGAACACAGCCAGGTTCAAGCAAAAATCGTATTATAGGCGAATATGGAGGACGCTTGAAATTAGCCGTTACAGCAGCCCCGGAAAAAGGCAAGGCAAACAAGGCAGTAATTGAACTTTTAGCAGACACACTGCATGTTCATGAATCCTCTATCCATATCATTTCCGGCGAAACATCACGAGATAAGAGATTAATGATTGAAGGATTAACCCTTGAAGATTTAAAATCCTTATTGAACCTGGAATCTTAA
- a CDS encoding acylphosphatase: protein MPMTRAHVYVHGRVQGVFFRASTRDKARSFGIKGWVKNCFDGSVEAVFEGKRDAVDKIVNWCRKGPPGAFVEHINVCREEYSGEFDEFSVVY from the coding sequence ATGCCTATGACAAGGGCGCATGTTTATGTACACGGCAGGGTTCAGGGAGTATTCTTTCGCGCTTCCACGAGGGACAAGGCCCGATCATTTGGCATTAAAGGATGGGTAAAGAATTGTTTCGATGGCAGTGTTGAAGCTGTTTTTGAAGGTAAAAGGGATGCCGTTGATAAGATAGTAAATTGGTGCAGAAAAGGACCGCCCGGTGCTTTTGTCGAACATATAAATGTCTGCAGGGAAGAATACTCCGGTGAATTCGATGAATTCTCGGTAGTTTATTAA